In one window of bacterium DNA:
- the tsf gene encoding translation elongation factor Ts → MDLEMVRELRERTGAGIVDCKNALMETNGNIEQAVDVLRKKGLAQAAKKVGRVAKEGIIDAYIHPGDRLGVLVEVNCETDFVARTQEFRRFVRDIALHIAASEPMVVSREELTQEVIEREKEIYRSMVQDMKKPPEIVEKIILGKLEKFYGDVCLVEQPFVKIPEKTVGDYLKEHIAKFGENIVIRRFTRFRLGE, encoded by the coding sequence ATGGATCTGGAGATGGTCAGAGAACTTAGAGAACGGACCGGCGCCGGGATCGTCGACTGCAAGAACGCACTGATGGAGACCAACGGTAACATTGAGCAAGCGGTTGATGTTTTAAGAAAAAAGGGTTTGGCGCAGGCAGCAAAGAAAGTAGGCCGCGTCGCCAAAGAGGGTATCATCGACGCTTACATCCATCCGGGTGACCGTCTGGGCGTGCTCGTCGAAGTGAATTGTGAAACCGATTTTGTCGCAAGGACCCAGGAATTCAGAAGATTCGTCCGGGATATTGCCCTGCACATTGCAGCCAGCGAGCCCATGGTCGTGAGCCGCGAAGAATTGACCCAGGAAGTCATTGAACGCGAGAAGGAGATCTACCGGAGCATGGTTCAGGATATGAAAAAGCCTCCGGAGATCGTGGAGAAGATAATCCTGGGGAAATTGGAAAAGTTCTATGGCGACGTATGCCTGGTCGAACAGCCATTTGTCAAGATACCGGAAAAAACGGTGGGAGATTATTTAAAAGAGCATATCGCCAAGTTCGGCGAGAATATCGTTATCCGGCGTTTTACCCGTTTCCGGCTCGGTGAGTAA
- a CDS encoding PhzF family phenazine biosynthesis protein encodes MTWLTTKRISVFTNVPYAGNPAWIILGADAATEEGKLIRLARELNPLSDTTFIFPGHDEADMHLRFFSQSEEIRFSGHGTIAAYIALEHEGALKLTEPITSLKQKTQAGIQPIELRVENKKITRITVSLPAPRVISMQLEIKTISNFLGIPPVDITETSMPVKAVESGLVEIAVPVRSIRTLLEMEPNYQLMKNYCERFGITGILAFSMETREKGSNVHMRHFAPAVGINEDPASGGAAACLGYYLVEAGIIPAEEMTRVVVEQGYSMQRPGIIYVHVYTVKKEIMHVSFGGQGIITFEGKIMLP; translated from the coding sequence ATGACCTGGCTGACTACCAAAAGGATCAGCGTCTTTACCAATGTTCCGTATGCCGGGAACCCCGCATGGATCATCCTCGGGGCCGACGCGGCTACTGAAGAGGGTAAGCTGATCCGGTTGGCGCGCGAACTCAACCCGCTATCCGACACGACCTTCATTTTCCCAGGACATGACGAAGCTGATATGCACCTGCGTTTTTTCTCGCAGTCCGAAGAGATCAGGTTCTCGGGCCACGGGACGATCGCGGCCTATATCGCGCTTGAGCACGAAGGGGCGCTAAAGCTGACCGAGCCGATCACCTCCCTGAAACAGAAAACCCAGGCCGGCATTCAGCCGATCGAACTGAGGGTCGAGAATAAGAAAATAACACGCATCACCGTATCGTTGCCCGCGCCGCGGGTGATCAGCATGCAGCTTGAGATCAAGACGATCTCGAATTTTCTCGGCATCCCGCCGGTCGATATCACGGAAACATCCATGCCCGTGAAAGCGGTGGAATCCGGTCTGGTCGAGATCGCGGTTCCCGTTCGATCGATCCGGACGCTGCTGGAGATGGAACCGAATTACCAGCTCATGAAGAATTATTGCGAGCGTTTTGGGATCACCGGGATCCTGGCTTTTTCAATGGAAACGCGTGAAAAAGGCTCCAATGTTCATATGAGGCATTTTGCGCCGGCCGTGGGCATCAACGAGGACCCGGCGTCAGGCGGAGCGGCCGCGTGCCTGGGTTATTACCTGGTCGAGGCCGGGATCATCCCGGCTGAGGAGATGACCCGCGTCGTGGTGGAACAGGGATATTCCATGCAGAGGCCCGGCATTATCTACGTGCACGTATATACGGTAAAGAAAGAGATCATGCACGTTTCGTTCGGAGGCCAGGGGATCATTACGTTCGAAGGTAAGATAATGCTGCCGTGA
- the rplM gene encoding 50S ribosomal protein L13 yields the protein MKTKVLKNNEVKRAWYIVDAKDRILGRMATRIAKILIGKNKPDYSPQVDCGDYVVVLNAGQFKVTGKKITDKIYYHHTMYPGGLKAQSLQSLLEKNPRKAVYHAVSGMLPKNRLRKLRLCRLKIYLAAEHPHGVQKPELIDV from the coding sequence ATGAAAACAAAGGTTTTAAAGAATAACGAGGTCAAGCGCGCATGGTACATTGTCGACGCCAAGGACCGGATACTGGGCCGGATGGCGACAAGGATCGCAAAAATTCTCATCGGCAAGAACAAACCAGATTATTCGCCGCAGGTCGATTGCGGCGATTATGTGGTCGTGCTCAATGCCGGGCAGTTCAAGGTCACCGGAAAGAAAATTACCGACAAGATCTATTATCATCATACTATGTATCCCGGCGGTCTTAAAGCCCAGAGTTTACAGTCGCTGCTGGAAAAAAATCCGAGAAAAGCGGTATATCATGCGGTCAGCGGCATGCTGCCCAAGAACCGTCTGCGGAAACTGCGTCTATGTCGTCTTAAGATCTATCTTGCGGCTGAACATCCCCATGGTGTTCAGAAACCAGAACTGATCGACGTGTAA
- a CDS encoding DNA polymerase I, with product MAKKFVLVDSHSIIFRSYFAFIKNPLKNSKGEVTSGIYGFLNTLDKIKTRFVTDYIVLVFDPPGETFRDKIFKEYKATRPPPPQDIPFQVAKVKEITVLLGMKQYEILGYEADDVLATLAKKLKTSGDVYIVTSDKDLLQLVDRSVFIYDAYRDLIMDTEKVIEKYGVGPERIADYLSLTGDSIDNIPGVDGIGPQRALEILKKYLTIEEAVQKDKRLVEHKDEVMLSKSLVQLDCDVPIQIALEDIKIKAPDLKSLIPVLTDLEFHSYIKQLGHFNAADVSVIDTVVSKVELEKQIHIGIGIEQDTVYVCMEKDSVHRMARAEAVPITNEPRVIKAGGDLKEFMNHCPLSSPVFDVAIGAWLLDPNRSSYTVDDLGLKYLNEYRDASPARSAQTSYELYPILAKELEDLSMRDLYFDLEEPLIFVLAAMEKRGIKIDIPYFKELRHETEKKLGESEKTIFSLAGRNFNINSPKQLSQVLFEDLKLPPVKRGKSHFSTDVEVLKQLSLKHELPGEILKYRELTKINTTYIIPLVEFARDGRIHTTFDQTGTSTGRLSSLNPNIQNIPIRSELGKKIRKGFIAEDGYSFISADYSQVELRILAHMTKDKNLIKAFADGKDIHNHTASLVYNIPEDKVDGKQRRMAKVVNYGLIYGMSDYGLAQSLDIPKEEAVQFIQSYYALYSGVDAWRAEALRFAEEKGYTQTILGRRRPLPEILSPIHNVKETAKRIAINAPIQGSAADLIKLAMIEAEKKLTRIGLKQGLLLSIHDELLFEIEDSKIKEVVELIKEAMEHALSLIVPVSVTIGTGKNWAEAH from the coding sequence ATGGCGAAAAAATTCGTACTCGTCGACAGCCATTCGATAATATTCCGCTCCTATTTCGCGTTCATCAAGAACCCGCTGAAAAATTCAAAAGGCGAAGTGACTTCCGGCATTTACGGATTCTTAAACACGCTGGACAAGATCAAAACCCGGTTCGTGACCGATTACATCGTCCTGGTGTTCGACCCGCCGGGCGAAACGTTCCGGGATAAAATATTCAAGGAATACAAGGCGACCCGACCTCCTCCACCCCAGGACATTCCTTTCCAGGTCGCCAAGGTAAAAGAGATCACGGTTTTGCTGGGGATGAAGCAATACGAGATCCTTGGTTACGAAGCAGACGACGTGCTCGCGACGCTGGCGAAAAAATTAAAGACTTCCGGCGATGTCTACATCGTGACTTCTGACAAGGACCTGTTGCAGCTGGTCGACCGCTCGGTTTTCATTTACGATGCGTACCGCGATTTGATCATGGATACCGAAAAAGTCATTGAAAAATACGGAGTCGGACCCGAGCGGATCGCGGATTACCTCTCTCTGACCGGCGACAGTATCGATAACATACCGGGTGTAGACGGGATCGGCCCGCAAAGAGCCCTGGAGATACTCAAAAAATACCTGACGATCGAAGAAGCAGTGCAGAAAGACAAGCGTCTCGTTGAACACAAGGATGAGGTCATGCTTTCCAAAAGCCTTGTCCAGTTGGATTGCGATGTACCGATACAGATCGCTTTGGAAGATATTAAAATAAAAGCACCTGATCTTAAAAGTTTGATACCGGTATTGACCGACCTTGAGTTCCATTCCTACATCAAACAGCTCGGCCATTTCAACGCCGCTGATGTGTCGGTCATCGATACCGTCGTCTCTAAGGTGGAGTTGGAAAAACAGATCCATATCGGTATCGGCATTGAGCAGGACACGGTCTACGTGTGCATGGAGAAAGACAGTGTCCACCGCATGGCCAGAGCTGAGGCCGTCCCGATAACAAACGAGCCCCGCGTAATAAAAGCGGGCGGCGACCTCAAGGAGTTCATGAACCACTGCCCGCTCAGTTCACCCGTTTTTGACGTCGCGATCGGGGCGTGGCTCCTCGACCCCAACCGCTCGTCATATACCGTGGATGACCTCGGGCTGAAATATTTGAACGAGTACCGCGACGCGTCGCCGGCCCGCTCCGCGCAGACCAGTTACGAGCTGTATCCCATCCTCGCGAAGGAACTGGAAGATCTGAGCATGCGCGACCTGTACTTCGATCTTGAAGAACCGCTTATCTTCGTGCTTGCCGCCATGGAGAAGCGCGGGATCAAGATCGACATCCCGTATTTCAAGGAACTCCGGCACGAAACGGAAAAAAAGCTCGGTGAATCGGAAAAGACGATCTTCTCGCTTGCCGGCAGGAATTTCAATATAAATTCGCCCAAGCAGCTCTCGCAGGTCCTGTTCGAGGACCTGAAACTGCCGCCGGTCAAACGCGGCAAAAGCCATTTCTCGACCGATGTCGAGGTCCTCAAGCAACTTAGCCTCAAGCATGAATTGCCCGGGGAGATTCTGAAGTACCGCGAGCTTACCAAGATCAATACGACCTACATAATACCGCTGGTCGAGTTCGCCCGGGACGGCCGCATCCATACGACCTTTGACCAAACCGGCACTTCGACCGGCCGGCTGTCCTCGCTCAATCCCAATATCCAGAACATCCCCATCCGCAGCGAGCTGGGCAAGAAAATCAGAAAAGGCTTCATCGCCGAAGACGGTTACAGTTTTATCTCCGCTGATTATTCCCAGGTTGAACTGCGTATCCTCGCCCACATGACCAAGGACAAAAACCTTATCAAGGCGTTTGCCGATGGAAAGGATATCCACAACCACACCGCGTCGCTTGTTTACAACATTCCGGAGGACAAGGTGGACGGAAAACAACGCCGCATGGCCAAGGTCGTCAACTATGGTTTGATCTACGGAATGAGCGATTATGGGCTCGCTCAGAGCCTGGACATACCAAAAGAGGAAGCGGTGCAGTTCATCCAGTCGTATTACGCTCTCTATTCAGGCGTCGATGCCTGGCGCGCAGAAGCGCTGCGTTTCGCGGAAGAAAAGGGTTACACCCAGACCATTCTGGGCAGGCGCCGTCCCCTTCCCGAGATCCTTTCGCCGATCCACAACGTCAAAGAAACCGCAAAGCGGATCGCCATCAACGCGCCGATCCAGGGCAGCGCCGCCGACCTGATCAAACTCGCCATGATCGAGGCCGAAAAGAAACTGACGCGGATCGGTTTAAAACAGGGTTTGCTGCTTTCTATCCACGACGAATTGCTTTTTGAGATCGAGGATTCAAAAATCAAGGAAGTTGTGGAACTGATAAAAGAAGCGATGGAACACGCGCTTAGCTTGATCGTCCCGGTGTCGGTCACGATCGGGACCGGCAAGAACTGGGCCGAAGCGCATTGA
- a CDS encoding adenosylcobalamin-dependent ribonucleoside-diphosphate reductase, with product MIKKVIKRDGSIVDFDASKVYRAIEKSLAATDEDTSLAKAIGDQVIAELEKKFGSLKPNVEDIQDIVEKLLIDNGKYDTARAFIIYRQTRTEIRNTKEILGIKDSLKLSLNGLRILKERYLMRDETGKIIESPADLIKRVAQTIAAVDSNYGGSPERTEEEFYQLMSNMEFLPNSPTLMNAGTALGQLSACFVLPVEDSLVSMFDTLKYTALIHQSGGGTGFSFSRIRPKGDVVKSTMGVASGPLSFMRIFDRATEIIKQGGKRRGANMGILRIDHPDIIEFIRAKEHEGELENFNLSVAITDDFISKVINNQGYNLINPRTGKAVKSLNARDTFDMLVMNAWKNGDPGMIFIDEINRTNPTPDIGEIESTNPCGEVPLLPYESCNLGSVNLARMFTGGKFDYSKLASAVRISIHFLDNVIDANHYPLPEIDKLTRGNRKIGLGVMGFADCLIKNGIPYDSEEALNFAEELMHAIREEARKASRTLAEQRGSFPNIERSIYRAMGPLRNATQTSIAPTGTISTIADTSSGIEPLFSIGYLRNALDTTLLVVNPIFEEIARAKGFYSSSLIADIVNTGSLKKIAKIPDDVKRLFPIAHEIMPDFHLKMQAVFQKYVDNSVSKTINIPEDATMDQTRSAFLLAHKLKCKGITIYRYGSKKVQALEFGSANAGNVMQMKSLCSSTGICDL from the coding sequence ATGATTAAAAAAGTCATTAAACGCGACGGATCGATCGTTGATTTTGACGCCAGCAAGGTCTACCGCGCCATCGAAAAATCCCTGGCGGCAACCGATGAGGACACGAGCCTGGCCAAGGCTATCGGCGACCAGGTCATCGCGGAATTAGAGAAAAAATTCGGCAGTCTCAAACCGAACGTCGAGGATATCCAGGACATCGTGGAAAAGCTCCTCATTGACAATGGCAAATATGATACGGCAAGGGCTTTCATCATCTACCGCCAGACCCGGACCGAGATCAGGAATACCAAGGAAATACTGGGCATCAAGGACAGCCTGAAGCTGTCCTTGAACGGACTGCGCATACTCAAGGAAAGGTACTTGATGCGTGACGAAACCGGCAAGATCATCGAGAGCCCGGCTGATCTGATCAAGCGCGTTGCCCAGACCATCGCGGCGGTCGACAGCAACTATGGCGGCAGCCCCGAGCGGACCGAGGAGGAATTCTATCAACTCATGTCGAACATGGAGTTCTTGCCGAACTCGCCCACGCTTATGAACGCCGGGACCGCGCTGGGGCAGCTTTCCGCCTGCTTTGTCCTCCCGGTCGAAGATTCGCTGGTCAGCATGTTCGACACGCTCAAATACACGGCGTTGATCCATCAGTCCGGCGGCGGCACGGGATTTTCCTTTTCGCGGATCCGGCCTAAGGGCGACGTGGTCAAGTCGACCATGGGCGTCGCGTCCGGACCGCTTTCCTTCATGCGCATCTTTGACCGGGCGACGGAAATAATCAAACAGGGGGGCAAGCGCCGGGGCGCCAACATGGGTATCCTGCGCATTGACCATCCCGACATCATCGAGTTCATCAGGGCGAAGGAGCACGAGGGCGAGCTTGAGAATTTCAACCTGTCGGTGGCGATCACCGATGATTTCATCAGCAAGGTGATCAATAACCAGGGTTATAACCTGATCAATCCGCGGACCGGCAAGGCGGTCAAGAGCCTGAACGCCCGCGATACTTTCGACATGCTCGTCATGAATGCCTGGAAGAACGGCGATCCCGGCATGATCTTCATTGACGAGATCAACCGGACCAATCCCACGCCTGACATCGGCGAGATCGAGAGCACTAATCCATGCGGCGAAGTGCCACTCCTGCCATATGAATCATGCAACCTCGGATCCGTCAACCTGGCGCGGATGTTCACCGGCGGCAAGTTCGATTACAGCAAGCTTGCCTCGGCAGTGCGGATCAGCATCCATTTTCTCGATAATGTCATCGATGCCAACCATTACCCGCTTCCCGAGATCGACAAACTCACCAGGGGTAACCGCAAGATCGGCCTGGGGGTCATGGGTTTTGCCGATTGCCTGATCAAAAACGGGATACCGTACGATTCCGAGGAAGCGCTGAATTTCGCCGAAGAGCTGATGCATGCCATCAGGGAGGAAGCGCGCAAGGCCTCCCGGACACTGGCTGAACAGCGGGGTTCTTTCCCGAACATCGAGCGTTCGATATACCGGGCCATGGGTCCTCTGAGGAACGCCACGCAAACCTCGATCGCGCCTACCGGTACGATCAGCACCATCGCCGACACATCGTCGGGCATTGAGCCCTTATTCTCGATTGGCTACCTGCGTAATGCGCTGGACACAACACTGCTGGTCGTGAACCCCATATTCGAGGAGATCGCCCGGGCAAAAGGATTCTACTCGTCATCGCTGATCGCCGATATCGTCAATACCGGTTCGCTCAAGAAGATCGCCAAGATACCGGATGACGTCAAGAGATTGTTCCCGATCGCCCATGAGATCATGCCCGACTTCCATCTTAAGATGCAAGCGGTTTTCCAGAAATACGTTGATAACAGCGTGAGCAAGACCATCAATATCCCCGAGGACGCTACCATGGACCAGACCCGGTCGGCTTTTTTGCTCGCACACAAGCTTAAATGCAAAGGTATAACGATCTACCGGTATGGCAGCAAGAAAGTACAGGCCCTGGAGTTCGGGTCGGCCAACGCGGGTAACGTAATGCAGATGAAGTCGCTGTGCAGCAGCACCGGCATCTGCGACCTGTGA
- the rpsI gene encoding 30S ribosomal protein S9 — MAEMVTGSRKRATAKVMLTTGTGIIKVNGKEALKYFCRQDLVDIINLPLVTAGVKGNFDINARVLGGGIAGQAGALSLGIAKALVKINADLRPPLKSAGLMRRDPREKERMKYGLAKRRKRFQFSKR, encoded by the coding sequence ATGGCTGAAATGGTCACTGGCTCAAGAAAAAGAGCGACAGCTAAAGTTATGCTTACCACGGGTACTGGGATCATAAAGGTCAATGGCAAGGAAGCGCTTAAGTACTTCTGCCGGCAGGACCTGGTCGATATCATCAACCTTCCTCTGGTAACAGCGGGAGTAAAGGGGAACTTCGATATCAACGCGCGCGTGCTGGGCGGCGGCATTGCCGGTCAGGCCGGGGCGCTGAGCTTGGGGATCGCCAAGGCTTTGGTCAAAATCAACGCCGATCTGCGTCCCCCGCTCAAGAGCGCCGGTTTGATGAGGCGCGACCCGCGCGAGAAAGAGCGGATGAAATACGGCCTGGCCAAGCGAAGAAAGCGGTTCCAGTTCTCGAAACGTTAG
- a CDS encoding Do family serine endopeptidase — MEGKLSLRMVGIVAGAAAVCAFLFGLIISTGIPALVNKTEASPSTSTPIPLVNEAGESPFVSVAERVSPAVVNISAEHKISAETPDMQWDFGGPFDDFFRDFFKNFPRNEGRNQTLGSGFIISEDGYIITNFHVIKDATEIIVKLIDKREFKGDEVKVVGSDARTDLALLKISTKDKLPSLQLGDSDKIKVGDWVIAFGNPFHLEGTVTVGVISAKGRSNITLPEGPDFQSFLQTDAAINPGNSGGPLVDIHGEAVGINSAITSPSGGNVGIGFAIPINLAKTVIDELRNKGKVTRGYLGIYLQDITEDLKEGIGLSTLSGVLVSEVMNNTPASRAGLKNGDVILEIDGKKVEDVQSFRITIASLPVGKTVSLKIFRDGKEKSVQVTVSEMPAEQNASVEEEKESGLGLTVVNVNDPRADQYKMDIATGVIVITVQAGSAAEKAGITAGDVIMGIGKSEIKNVVDYKKAVAGLAKGKPVVFQLQRNQRKVYVALTP; from the coding sequence ATGGAAGGCAAATTATCGCTTCGCATGGTAGGAATAGTGGCAGGGGCGGCCGCAGTGTGCGCCTTTTTGTTCGGGCTTATCATCAGCACCGGGATACCGGCACTCGTCAACAAGACGGAAGCCAGCCCGAGTACATCAACGCCCATACCGCTGGTGAACGAAGCGGGCGAAAGCCCGTTCGTTTCGGTGGCGGAGAGAGTGTCACCGGCAGTGGTTAATATCTCGGCCGAGCATAAGATCAGTGCCGAAACCCCGGACATGCAGTGGGATTTCGGCGGTCCATTTGACGATTTCTTCCGCGATTTTTTCAAGAATTTCCCCCGCAATGAAGGACGGAACCAGACCCTCGGCTCGGGGTTCATCATTTCCGAAGATGGGTACATTATCACGAATTTCCACGTTATCAAGGACGCCACGGAGATTATCGTCAAGTTGATCGACAAAAGGGAGTTCAAGGGAGACGAAGTGAAGGTAGTGGGTTCGGATGCGCGAACCGATCTAGCCTTGCTGAAGATCTCTACCAAGGACAAACTGCCGTCGCTGCAGCTCGGCGACTCCGATAAGATCAAGGTCGGCGATTGGGTGATCGCGTTCGGAAATCCTTTTCATCTTGAGGGAACGGTGACCGTCGGGGTTATTTCGGCCAAAGGTCGCAGCAATATCACCCTGCCCGAAGGTCCGGATTTCCAGTCGTTCCTGCAGACCGATGCCGCCATTAATCCCGGGAATTCGGGCGGTCCGCTGGTCGATATCCACGGCGAGGCCGTGGGCATCAATTCGGCGATCACTTCACCCAGCGGCGGAAATGTCGGGATCGGCTTTGCGATCCCGATCAACCTGGCGAAGACCGTGATCGACGAACTCAGGAACAAGGGCAAGGTGACGCGCGGTTATCTCGGAATATACCTGCAGGATATTACCGAGGACCTTAAAGAAGGCATTGGTTTGTCCACATTATCCGGTGTTCTGGTCAGCGAGGTGATGAACAACACGCCTGCCAGCCGGGCGGGGTTAAAAAACGGCGACGTGATACTGGAGATCGACGGCAAAAAAGTTGAGGATGTGCAGTCATTCAGGATCACAATCGCTTCGCTGCCGGTCGGCAAGACCGTGTCCCTGAAGATCTTCCGCGACGGCAAGGAGAAAAGCGTCCAGGTGACCGTAAGCGAGATGCCGGCGGAACAAAATGCCTCGGTCGAAGAGGAAAAAGAATCCGGCCTGGGGTTGACCGTAGTCAACGTCAATGACCCAAGGGCGGACCAGTACAAAATGGATATTGCCACCGGGGTGATCGTGATCACCGTTCAGGCCGGTTCGGCCGCGGAAAAAGCGGGTATCACAGCGGGCGATGTGATCATGGGTATCGGCAAGTCCGAGATCAAGAACGTGGTTGACTACAAGAAGGCGGTCGCTGGTTTGGCCAAGGGCAAACCGGTTGTTTTCCAACTCCAGCGCAACCAGC
- the frr gene encoding ribosome recycling factor, which yields MSQKIKDDTKVKMEKSIVLLTQELSKVRTGRASPALLDDVKVDYYGSILPLNQVASISIPEPRLIVIQPWDKQALGAIEKAIHKASIGLTPNNDGNVIRLALPALTTERRDELVKLSQKLAEECRIAVRNIRRDANNEIKKEEKDKKITEDESFKTQEAIQKMTDEYIKKIDDILKKKEKDIRET from the coding sequence ATGAGCCAGAAGATCAAAGACGACACCAAGGTCAAGATGGAAAAATCCATCGTTCTTTTGACCCAGGAATTGTCAAAGGTAAGGACCGGCCGGGCGTCACCGGCTCTGCTCGATGACGTCAAGGTCGATTATTACGGCAGCATTTTGCCATTGAACCAGGTCGCCAGCATCAGCATTCCAGAGCCCCGCCTGATCGTCATTCAGCCGTGGGACAAACAGGCGCTGGGCGCTATCGAGAAGGCGATCCACAAGGCAAGCATCGGCTTGACGCCCAATAACGATGGCAATGTGATCCGTCTTGCACTGCCCGCGCTGACGACTGAACGCCGCGATGAACTCGTAAAACTGTCGCAGAAACTCGCTGAAGAATGCCGCATCGCGGTCCGCAATATCAGGCGCGACGCCAACAACGAGATCAAGAAGGAAGAGAAAGATAAGAAGATCACCGAGGATGAATCGTTCAAGACCCAGGAAGCAATTCAGAAAATGACCGACGAATACATCAAGAAGATCGACGACATCTTGAAGAAGAAAGAGAAGGATATTCGTGAAACATAA
- the pyrH gene encoding UMP kinase: MKRRRSYRRIVLKLSGELMGLGTESFNFKIINHIVRQVGAVVKKGVRVALVVGGGNIIRGKTSHEIDRIDADICGMMATVVNGMVLHSLFKKQRIKSVLRSAIEIPGIAPRVNRSEDKDLYESGVVIIYVAGTGNPLFTTDTSAALRAAELDADVLIKGTKVRGIFSDDPEKNNRARFYERVTHAEAIEKRLKVMDAAAFTICHETNMPIYVFDFMKYPLSRVVAGDKVGTLVTNGG, translated from the coding sequence ATGAAACGTCGCCGTAGCTATCGAAGGATCGTGTTGAAACTTTCGGGCGAACTAATGGGCCTGGGAACCGAATCCTTCAACTTCAAGATCATCAACCATATCGTCCGGCAGGTCGGCGCGGTTGTAAAGAAAGGCGTCAGGGTCGCTCTGGTTGTCGGCGGGGGCAATATTATCCGGGGCAAAACCAGTCATGAGATCGACCGGATCGACGCCGATATATGCGGCATGATGGCGACCGTGGTCAACGGCATGGTCCTGCATTCGCTGTTCAAAAAACAGCGGATCAAAAGCGTGCTGCGCAGCGCGATCGAGATCCCGGGGATCGCCCCCCGGGTCAACCGTTCCGAGGATAAGGATCTTTATGAATCGGGCGTGGTTATCATTTATGTCGCCGGCACCGGCAATCCGCTTTTCACGACCGATACATCGGCGGCATTGCGCGCAGCCGAGCTAGACGCGGATGTTTTAATAAAAGGCACCAAGGTCAGAGGCATTTTTTCCGACGACCCGGAAAAGAACAACCGGGCGCGGTTCTATGAGCGTGTGACCCATGCCGAAGCTATCGAGAAAAGACTGAAGGTCATGGATGCGGCAGCGTTCACGATCTGTCATGAAACGAACATGCCGATCTACGTGTTTGACTTCATGAAGTACCCGTTGAGCCGGGTCGTGGCCGGGGATAAAGTCGGCACGTTGGTCACAAACGGAGGATGA
- the rpsB gene encoding 30S ribosomal protein S2, which yields MELTSVENLISTGIHFGHRTKRWNPKMRKYIFGKRNGVHIIDVRQTLEALKRAYEVVVRVAEQGKGILFVGTKKQAKDVIREEASRGKIFFIVERWLGGLLTNYDVLNQRIHRLRELEHMKEDGRWALLPKKELSRMEREYSHLFKNFEGIKDMDRLPGLVFIVDINKDSTALREANRVNIPVVAIVDTNVDPTDVTYPVPGNDDSIRAISAVVRIMTDAVLEGRKGFETEEKEAYGSGDGQRT from the coding sequence TTGGAATTGACAAGCGTGGAAAATCTCATTAGTACGGGAATCCATTTCGGGCACCGCACGAAACGCTGGAATCCGAAAATGAGAAAATACATTTTCGGCAAGCGTAACGGCGTCCATATCATTGATGTGCGTCAGACCCTCGAAGCCCTGAAACGCGCTTATGAAGTGGTCGTCCGGGTCGCGGAACAGGGCAAGGGCATCCTGTTCGTCGGCACGAAGAAACAGGCCAAGGACGTTATCCGGGAAGAAGCCAGCCGGGGCAAGATCTTTTTCATCGTGGAACGGTGGCTGGGCGGATTACTGACCAATTATGACGTGCTCAACCAGCGGATCCACCGTCTGAGAGAATTGGAACACATGAAAGAGGACGGACGGTGGGCACTCCTGCCCAAAAAGGAACTTTCGCGGATGGAACGCGAATACAGCCATTTGTTCAAGAATTTTGAAGGCATAAAAGACATGGACCGCCTGCCGGGCCTGGTTTTTATCGTCGATATCAACAAAGATTCCACGGCTTTGCGAGAAGCCAACCGCGTCAATATCCCGGTGGTCGCGATCGTCGATACGAACGTCGATCCGACCGACGTGACCTATCCGGTGCCGGGGAATGACGACTCCATCAGGGCAATCAGTGCAGTTGTCCGGATCATGACCGATGCGGTGCTCGAAGGAAGAAAGGGTTTTGAAACGGAAGAAAAGGAGGCGTATGGATCTGGAGATGGTCAGAGAACTTAG